Proteins encoded within one genomic window of Streptomyces sp. NBC_01314:
- a CDS encoding TerD family protein, protein MTAELVRGQNHLLPEVRLEIRVSAGTPIVAGATLGDENGRVHGVEWVAHPGAPTLPGIEVPKQAAADHRLAVDLDALTPSVHRVTVLLALASGSSGPARFGAVAAPFVAVTGLDGSEVASYTITDLEAESAVIALELYRRQGVWKVRAVGQGYAGGLAELLTDQGLPQAQQLAGSIHEAVAHGLARSVAAPPPRLADADRPRQTAAPAPGPDQAQSGTTPQGLPANTSPQQGDQPTSPYGTTPPYSSPPDATLADHASAQHGGPAPGDPSVGTQPAASTAGGPVNYSHPGRQTTAPPPPPPTAPPALPGQPARPVAGDATGWSMEERLYNQVWGMFEDLARTTAAYRSAVDFAESRLEQELDKVLSDPRSRISGRGDAAREAARAKHAQLVDRARDALDRDLAQLRAEADVVEPALPPAFASWDNPVWHGYRVPMEIPMALRLGDLHLPESEGVRIPMLVRLPLERGLWIDSGRSGSRDSLVDSDELRRRALDTAVALAARLLAVYPPGEFTVHVVDAAGAGSSALAPLVGAGVLAGPPAAGAAGVSDVLGRLTQRVDLVQMAVRGGASDALPPGFDTAEQLLIVNDFPHGFDDRAVTQLRYLADEGPAVGVHLMMVADRQEAAAYGPLLDPLWRSLMRLTPTPDDHLADPWVGHAWTYEPSSIPPGSRVMYDVLARVAEARRSWNR, encoded by the coding sequence ATGACGGCCGAGCTGGTCCGGGGGCAGAACCATCTGCTGCCCGAGGTCCGACTGGAGATCCGCGTCTCGGCCGGCACGCCGATCGTGGCCGGGGCCACCCTCGGGGACGAGAACGGCCGTGTGCACGGCGTGGAGTGGGTCGCCCACCCGGGCGCGCCCACCCTGCCGGGCATCGAGGTTCCCAAACAGGCGGCGGCCGACCACCGCCTCGCCGTGGACCTCGACGCCCTGACGCCGTCCGTGCACCGGGTGACCGTGCTGCTCGCCCTGGCGTCCGGCAGCAGCGGCCCGGCGCGGTTCGGCGCCGTCGCCGCCCCTTTCGTCGCGGTCACCGGCCTGGACGGCTCCGAGGTCGCCAGCTACACCATCACCGACCTCGAGGCGGAGTCGGCCGTCATCGCCCTTGAGCTGTACCGCAGGCAGGGCGTCTGGAAGGTCCGCGCGGTCGGCCAGGGGTATGCGGGCGGCCTCGCCGAGCTGCTCACCGACCAGGGCCTGCCCCAGGCCCAGCAGCTCGCGGGCAGCATCCACGAGGCCGTGGCCCATGGCCTCGCCCGCTCGGTGGCCGCACCTCCGCCCCGGCTGGCGGACGCGGACCGCCCCCGTCAGACGGCCGCCCCGGCGCCGGGCCCCGACCAGGCCCAGAGCGGCACGACACCCCAGGGCCTGCCCGCGAACACCTCGCCGCAGCAGGGAGACCAGCCCACCTCCCCGTACGGCACCACACCCCCGTACAGCTCTCCTCCCGACGCCACCCTGGCCGACCACGCCTCGGCGCAGCACGGTGGCCCTGCCCCGGGCGACCCGTCCGTCGGCACCCAGCCCGCCGCGTCCACCGCCGGCGGCCCCGTCAACTACAGCCACCCCGGCCGTCAGACCACTGCGCCGCCCCCGCCACCGCCGACCGCGCCACCGGCGCTGCCGGGGCAGCCCGCGCGGCCCGTCGCCGGTGACGCGACCGGCTGGTCCATGGAGGAGCGGCTCTACAACCAGGTGTGGGGCATGTTCGAGGACCTCGCCCGCACCACCGCCGCGTACCGCAGCGCCGTCGACTTCGCCGAGTCGCGCCTGGAACAGGAGCTGGACAAGGTCCTGTCCGACCCGCGCAGCCGCATCAGCGGTCGGGGCGACGCCGCGCGCGAGGCCGCCCGCGCCAAGCACGCCCAGCTCGTCGACCGGGCCAGGGACGCCCTCGACCGCGACCTCGCCCAGCTCCGGGCCGAGGCCGATGTCGTCGAGCCCGCGCTGCCCCCGGCCTTCGCGAGCTGGGACAACCCGGTCTGGCACGGCTACCGGGTGCCGATGGAGATCCCGATGGCCCTGCGCCTGGGCGACCTCCATCTGCCGGAGAGCGAGGGCGTGCGCATCCCGATGCTGGTCCGGCTGCCGCTGGAGCGAGGGCTGTGGATCGACAGCGGCCGCTCCGGCTCGCGCGACTCGCTCGTCGACTCCGACGAGCTGCGCCGCCGCGCGCTGGACACGGCGGTGGCGCTCGCCGCGCGTCTGCTCGCGGTCTACCCGCCGGGCGAGTTCACCGTCCACGTCGTCGACGCGGCAGGGGCCGGCTCGTCCGCGCTGGCACCGCTGGTGGGCGCGGGTGTGCTCGCCGGACCGCCCGCTGCCGGAGCCGCGGGTGTCTCCGACGTCCTGGGGCGGCTCACCCAGCGCGTCGACCTCGTGCAGATGGCGGTGCGCGGTGGCGCGTCCGACGCATTGCCCCCGGGCTTCGACACGGCCGAGCAACTGCTGATCGTCAACGACTTCCCGCACGGCTTCGACGACCGCGCCGTCACCCAGCTCCGCTATCTCGCGGACGAGGGCCCGGCCGTCGGCGTCCACCTGATGATGGTCGCCGACCGGCAGGAAGCCGCCGCCTACGGGCCGTTGCTCGACCCGCTGTGGCGTTCGCTGATGCGACTCACGCCCACCCCTGACGACCATCTCGCCGACCCATGGGTCGGGCACGCGTGGACGTATGAGCCGTCGAGCATCCCGCCCGGAAGCCGGGTCATGTACGACGTTCTCGCCCGGGTCGCGGAGGCCCGCCGCTCCTGGAACAGGTGA
- a CDS encoding TerC family protein codes for MDVSTTLWVLTVVGLAALITVDFFIGRKPHDVSIKEAGIWTVVWIVLAALFGLGLLVFAGGQPAGEFFAGFITEKSLSVDNLFVFVLIMAKFSVPSQYQQRVLLVGVLIALVLRAIFIAAGAAILSSFAWVFYIFGAFLIYTAWKLIQEARADEAEEDWEENKLLKAVEKRFGVADRYHGTKLWIEQNGKRVMTPMLVVMLAIGTTDVLFALDSIPAIFGLTQDPYIVFTANAFALMGLRQLYFLIGGLLRKLVHLSYGLSVILGFIGVKLVLHALHESGVHVPEISIPVSLGVICAVLIVTTITSLIASKKQAQTEAEAAREKVDGAEKDSIEA; via the coding sequence GTGGATGTCTCAACGACCCTATGGGTCCTCACAGTTGTGGGCCTTGCCGCCCTCATCACGGTCGACTTCTTCATCGGCCGCAAGCCTCATGATGTGTCCATCAAGGAAGCCGGAATCTGGACGGTCGTCTGGATCGTCCTGGCCGCCCTGTTCGGACTCGGGCTGCTCGTCTTCGCCGGCGGCCAGCCGGCCGGAGAGTTCTTCGCGGGCTTCATCACCGAGAAGTCCCTGAGCGTCGACAACCTCTTCGTCTTCGTCCTGATCATGGCGAAGTTCTCGGTGCCCTCGCAGTATCAGCAGAGGGTGCTACTGGTCGGTGTGCTGATCGCCCTGGTGCTCCGCGCGATATTCATCGCCGCGGGCGCGGCGATCCTCTCCAGCTTCGCCTGGGTCTTCTACATCTTCGGCGCGTTCCTGATCTACACCGCCTGGAAACTGATCCAGGAGGCCAGGGCCGACGAGGCGGAGGAGGACTGGGAGGAGAACAAGCTCCTCAAGGCCGTCGAGAAGCGCTTCGGTGTCGCCGACCGCTACCACGGCACCAAGCTGTGGATCGAGCAGAACGGCAAGCGCGTCATGACGCCGATGCTGGTCGTGATGCTCGCCATCGGCACCACGGACGTCCTCTTCGCACTGGACTCGATCCCGGCGATCTTCGGTCTGACCCAGGACCCGTACATCGTGTTCACGGCCAACGCGTTCGCGCTCATGGGCCTGCGACAGCTGTACTTCCTCATCGGCGGCCTGCTGAGGAAGCTGGTCCACCTGTCCTACGGTCTGTCGGTCATCCTCGGCTTCATCGGGGTGAAGCTGGTGCTGCACGCCCTGCACGAGTCCGGCGTCCACGTACCGGAGATCTCCATCCCGGTCTCGCTCGGGGTGATCTGCGCGGTCCTGATCGTCACCACGATCACCAGCCTCATCGCGTCCAAGAAGCAGGCGCAGACAGAGGCCGAGGCGGCGCGGGAAAAGGTTGACGGCGCCGAGAAGGACAGCATCGAGGCCTGA
- a CDS encoding calcium:proton antiporter yields the protein MLARLRSLTTRWTDVVPVAAVVLLALTWGRDLPAAAVALVTLVLAGAVLAAVHHAEVVAHRVGEPFGSLVLAVAVTIIEVALIVTLMLDGGDKSATLARDTVFAAVMITCNGIVGICLLVASLRHGLAVFNPEGTGAALATVATLATLSLVLPTFTTSKPGPEFSTAQLTFAALSSLALYGLFVATQTVRHRDYFLPITRLGEVIAEDDHAEAPSARTAKISLGMLGLALVGVVGLAKGVSPTIESGVDAAGLPHAVVGVIIALLVLLPETIAALRAARRDRVQTSLNLALGSAMASIGLTIPAVALASVWLSGPLVLGLGATHMVLLALTVVVATLTVVPGRATPLQGGVHLVLFAAYLELAVNP from the coding sequence ATGCTCGCTCGGCTCCGGTCGCTCACGACGCGATGGACTGATGTCGTCCCGGTGGCCGCGGTCGTCCTGCTCGCTCTCACCTGGGGACGTGATCTGCCCGCAGCGGCCGTCGCCCTGGTGACGCTGGTGCTCGCGGGAGCCGTACTGGCCGCCGTCCACCACGCCGAGGTCGTCGCACACCGGGTCGGAGAACCGTTCGGCTCTCTTGTCCTCGCCGTCGCCGTCACGATCATCGAGGTCGCCCTGATCGTGACCCTGATGCTCGACGGCGGAGACAAGAGCGCGACCCTCGCCCGCGACACCGTCTTCGCCGCCGTGATGATCACCTGCAACGGCATCGTCGGCATCTGCCTGCTCGTCGCCTCACTGCGCCACGGACTCGCGGTCTTCAACCCCGAGGGGACCGGCGCCGCCCTCGCCACGGTCGCGACGCTGGCCACGCTCAGCCTGGTGCTCCCCACCTTCACCACCAGCAAGCCGGGCCCGGAGTTCTCCACGGCCCAACTCACTTTCGCCGCACTGTCCTCACTGGCTCTGTACGGCCTGTTCGTGGCGACGCAGACCGTGCGCCACCGGGACTACTTCCTGCCCATCACCCGGCTGGGCGAGGTGATCGCCGAGGACGACCATGCCGAGGCACCCTCGGCCCGCACCGCCAAAATCAGCCTCGGCATGCTCGGTCTGGCGCTCGTCGGCGTGGTCGGCCTCGCCAAGGGCGTCTCGCCGACCATCGAGTCCGGCGTCGACGCGGCGGGCCTGCCACACGCCGTCGTCGGTGTGATCATCGCCCTGCTCGTGCTGCTGCCCGAGACCATCGCCGCTCTGCGCGCGGCCCGCCGCGACCGCGTCCAGACCAGCCTCAACCTCGCCCTCGGCTCCGCCATGGCCAGCATCGGTCTGACCATCCCGGCCGTCGCCCTGGCCTCCGTCTGGCTCTCCGGACCGCTCGTCCTCGGCCTTGGCGCCACCCACATGGTGCTGCTCGCCCTGACCGTCGTGGTGGCCACGCTGACCGTCGTCCCGGGACGCGCGACACCTCTGCAGGGTGGAGTCCATCTCGTGCTGTTCGCGGCGTATCTGGAGCTGGCGGTGAACCCGTAG